Proteins from one Phalacrocorax carbo chromosome 30, bPhaCar2.1, whole genome shotgun sequence genomic window:
- the S1PR2 gene encoding sphingosine 1-phosphate receptor 2 isoform X2 — MLQPVGGRERWAAGTGTGTGTGKTTGLRSRGSPAPCPGSAEVGRTGGKRSRGRRGTMGSIYKEYFNTEKIREHYNYTKEGSESSSTTSRWVVSIIIVVVCCFIVLENLLVLISVCRNKKFHSAMYIFIGNLAFSDLLAGLAFMVNILLSGATTFNLTPVQWFVREGTAFATLAASVFSLLAIAIERHVAITKVKVYSSDKNCRMVLLIGACWVIAAAIGSLPIMGWNCMSDLQDCSTVLPLYSKRYILFVITIFTIILLAIVGLYSRIYCIVRSSHAEIASTQTLALLKTVTIVLGAFIVCWLPAFIILLMDATCPVRACRVLYKANYFFAFATLNSAANPIIYTLRSKDMRREFLWVLCCCGAGRRDQTPGRCGLPLRTSSSLDRCTPKYELPTSPITHECTTSV, encoded by the coding sequence GTCTCCGTAGCCGGGGATCGCCGGCGCCATGTCCCGGCAGCGCTGAGGTCGGCAGGACGGGCGGCAAGCGGAGCCGCGGCCGGCGAGGAACCATGGGGAGCATCTACAAGGAATACTTCAACACGGAGAAGATCCGGGAGCACTACAACTACACCAAGGAGGGCTCGGAaagctcctccaccacctcccgTTGGGTGGTATCCATCATCATCGTCGTGGTCTGCTGCTTCATCGTGCTGGAGAACCTGCTGGTCCTCATCTCCGTTTGCCGCAACAAGAAGTTTCACTCAGCCATGTACATCTTCATTGGGAACTTGGCTTTCTCTGACCTCTTGGCTGGGTTGGCCTTCATGGTCAACATCTTGCTCTCCGGAGCCACCACCTTCAACCTGACGCCGGTACAGTGGTTTGTACGGGAAGGCACAGCTTTCGCCACGTTGGCCGCCTCCGTCTTCAGCTTGTTGGCCATCGCCATCGAGCGCCACGTGGCCATCACCAAGGTCAAGGTCTACAGCAGCGACAAGAACTGTCGGATGGTGCTGCTCATCGGGGCTTGTTGGGTGATCGCTGCTGCCATCGGCAGCCTCCCCATCATGGGTTGGAACTGCATGAGCGACCTGCAGGATTGCTCCACcgtcctccccctctactctaaACGTTACATCCTCTTCGTCATCACCATCTTCACCATCATCCTTCTCGCCATCGTGGGGCTCTACAGCCGCATCTACTGCATCGTGCGCTCCAGCCACGCCGAGATTGCCTCCACCCAGACCCTGGCCTTGCTCAAGACGGTTACCATTGTCCTGGGAGCCTTCATTGTCTGCTGGCTGCCGGCCTTCATCATCCTCCTCATGGATGCCACCTGCCCTGTCCGAGCATGCCGGGTCCTCTATAAGGCGAACTATTTCTTTGCCTTCGCCACTCTAAACTCGGCCGCCAACCCCATCATCTACACGCTGCGGAGCAAGGACATGCGCCGGGAGTTCCTGtgggtgctgtgctgctgcggggccgggcgccGGGACCAGACCCCCGGCCGCTGCGGGCTTCCACTCCGCACCTCCAGCTCACTGGACCGCTGCACCCCAAAATACGAGTTACCCACCTCGCCTATCACCCACGAGTGTACCACCTCCGTTTAG
- the S1PR2 gene encoding sphingosine 1-phosphate receptor 2 isoform X1 has protein sequence MGSIYKEYFNTEKIREHYNYTKEGSESSSTTSRWVVSIIIVVVCCFIVLENLLVLISVCRNKKFHSAMYIFIGNLAFSDLLAGLAFMVNILLSGATTFNLTPVQWFVREGTAFATLAASVFSLLAIAIERHVAITKVKVYSSDKNCRMVLLIGACWVIAAAIGSLPIMGWNCMSDLQDCSTVLPLYSKRYILFVITIFTIILLAIVGLYSRIYCIVRSSHAEIASTQTLALLKTVTIVLGAFIVCWLPAFIILLMDATCPVRACRVLYKANYFFAFATLNSAANPIIYTLRSKDMRREFLWVLCCCGAGRRDQTPGRCGLPLRTSSSLDRCTPKYELPTSPITHECTTSV, from the coding sequence ATGGGGAGCATCTACAAGGAATACTTCAACACGGAGAAGATCCGGGAGCACTACAACTACACCAAGGAGGGCTCGGAaagctcctccaccacctcccgTTGGGTGGTATCCATCATCATCGTCGTGGTCTGCTGCTTCATCGTGCTGGAGAACCTGCTGGTCCTCATCTCCGTTTGCCGCAACAAGAAGTTTCACTCAGCCATGTACATCTTCATTGGGAACTTGGCTTTCTCTGACCTCTTGGCTGGGTTGGCCTTCATGGTCAACATCTTGCTCTCCGGAGCCACCACCTTCAACCTGACGCCGGTACAGTGGTTTGTACGGGAAGGCACAGCTTTCGCCACGTTGGCCGCCTCCGTCTTCAGCTTGTTGGCCATCGCCATCGAGCGCCACGTGGCCATCACCAAGGTCAAGGTCTACAGCAGCGACAAGAACTGTCGGATGGTGCTGCTCATCGGGGCTTGTTGGGTGATCGCTGCTGCCATCGGCAGCCTCCCCATCATGGGTTGGAACTGCATGAGCGACCTGCAGGATTGCTCCACcgtcctccccctctactctaaACGTTACATCCTCTTCGTCATCACCATCTTCACCATCATCCTTCTCGCCATCGTGGGGCTCTACAGCCGCATCTACTGCATCGTGCGCTCCAGCCACGCCGAGATTGCCTCCACCCAGACCCTGGCCTTGCTCAAGACGGTTACCATTGTCCTGGGAGCCTTCATTGTCTGCTGGCTGCCGGCCTTCATCATCCTCCTCATGGATGCCACCTGCCCTGTCCGAGCATGCCGGGTCCTCTATAAGGCGAACTATTTCTTTGCCTTCGCCACTCTAAACTCGGCCGCCAACCCCATCATCTACACGCTGCGGAGCAAGGACATGCGCCGGGAGTTCCTGtgggtgctgtgctgctgcggggccgggcgccGGGACCAGACCCCCGGCCGCTGCGGGCTTCCACTCCGCACCTCCAGCTCACTGGACCGCTGCACCCCAAAATACGAGTTACCCACCTCGCCTATCACCCACGAGTGTACCACCTCCGTTTAG